A stretch of Pseudomonas sp. CCC3.1 DNA encodes these proteins:
- a CDS encoding phosphoadenylyl-sulfate reductase, whose protein sequence is MSHPFDVAETAATYASKSPQDILKLAFEHFGDELWISFSGAEDVVLVDMAWKLNKNVKVFSLDTGRLHPETYRFIEQVRDHYKIQIELISPDQSKLEPFVKEKGLFSFYKDGHGECCGVRKIEPLRRKLSTVRAWATGQRRDQSPGTRSQVAALELDGAFSTPERALYKFNPLAQMTSEEVWGYIRMLELPYNSLHERGFISIGCEPCTRPVLPNQHEREGRWWWEEATQKECGLHAGNLIAKH, encoded by the coding sequence ATGAGCCATCCGTTCGACGTCGCCGAAACCGCCGCGACATACGCCAGCAAATCCCCGCAAGACATTCTCAAACTCGCCTTTGAACATTTTGGCGACGAACTCTGGATCTCGTTCAGCGGCGCCGAAGATGTGGTGCTGGTGGACATGGCCTGGAAGCTCAACAAAAACGTCAAAGTGTTCAGCCTGGACACCGGGCGTCTGCACCCCGAGACCTACCGTTTTATTGAGCAAGTGCGCGATCACTACAAGATCCAGATCGAGCTGATCTCGCCAGACCAAAGCAAACTTGAACCGTTCGTCAAAGAAAAAGGCTTGTTCAGCTTTTACAAAGACGGCCATGGCGAGTGCTGCGGCGTGCGTAAAATCGAGCCTCTGCGCCGCAAGTTGTCGACTGTACGGGCATGGGCGACTGGCCAGCGCCGCGACCAAAGCCCTGGCACGCGCAGTCAGGTCGCAGCACTGGAACTGGACGGCGCGTTCTCGACGCCAGAGCGAGCGCTGTACAAGTTCAACCCGCTGGCGCAAATGACCAGCGAGGAAGTGTGGGGTTACATCCGCATGCTGGAATTGCCGTACAACAGCCTGCACGAGCGCGGCTTTATCAGCATCGGCTGCGAGCCCTGCACCCGTCCGGTACTGCCCAACCAGCACGAGCGCGAAGGCCGCTGGTGGTGGGAAGAAGCCACGCAAAAAGAATGCGGGCTGCATGCCGGTAATTTGATCGCCAAGCACTAA
- a CDS encoding inactive transglutaminase family protein, producing MRALTLHLKILITILVVLGISITAYQIFVIGIPVTEDATDDLWNIDAKVEFVANAKDPVKIQMFVPPLNRDYVSLNESFISNNYGVSVNRVDGNRKVTWSARRVSGKQTLYYRLVLTKRYSGDKTKVKGPVFRDSIAVEGPEKIAAEALLAPIRQHSADVETFISETIKRVNNLNDDNVKLLLAGDPSTPHKAQIIELLLSIAHVPMERVHTIRLVADQPQNPELWLRSFNGNDWLYFNPDTGEQGLPSDRLLWWIGDEPMVTVDGGKKPNVTFSLNNSEMNAIRLAKLTDENTDANFLEYSLYGLPLQTQQTFMIMVMIPIGVLVILVLRNLIGLQTLGTFTPVLIALAFRETQLEFGIILFTVITALGLMLRSYLEHLKLQMLPRLSVVLTFVVILIAAISLFSHKLGLERGLSVALFPMVILTMTIERLSITWEERGGGHAMKVAIGTLFAATLAYLVMSIPELVYFVFTFPAVLLILVGFMLAMGRYRGYRLTELVRFKAFLKADS from the coding sequence ATGCGCGCGCTCACCCTTCACCTGAAAATCTTGATCACCATCCTTGTGGTGCTGGGGATTTCGATTACCGCTTATCAGATTTTTGTCATCGGCATCCCTGTGACCGAAGACGCAACCGACGATCTGTGGAACATCGACGCCAAAGTCGAGTTCGTGGCCAACGCCAAAGATCCGGTCAAGATCCAGATGTTCGTCCCGCCGCTGAACCGCGACTACGTCAGCCTCAACGAAAGCTTTATCTCGAATAACTACGGGGTGAGCGTCAATCGGGTCGATGGCAACCGCAAAGTCACCTGGTCGGCGCGCCGGGTCAGCGGCAAGCAAACCCTTTACTACCGACTGGTGTTGACCAAACGTTATTCGGGCGACAAAACCAAGGTCAAAGGCCCGGTGTTCCGCGACAGCATTGCTGTCGAAGGCCCGGAAAAAATCGCCGCCGAAGCGCTATTGGCGCCGATTCGCCAGCACTCTGCCGACGTCGAAACCTTTATCAGCGAGACCATCAAACGGGTTAACAACCTCAATGATGACAACGTGAAACTGCTGCTGGCGGGCGACCCGTCTACCCCGCACAAAGCCCAGATCATCGAGTTGCTGCTGTCGATTGCTCACGTCCCGATGGAACGCGTCCACACCATCCGCCTGGTGGCCGATCAACCGCAAAACCCTGAGCTGTGGCTGCGCAGCTTCAACGGTAACGACTGGCTGTATTTCAACCCCGATACCGGCGAACAAGGCCTGCCGTCTGATCGCCTGTTGTGGTGGATCGGCGACGAGCCAATGGTCACGGTGGATGGCGGCAAAAAACCTAACGTGACCTTCAGCCTCAACAACAGCGAAATGAACGCCATTCGCCTGGCCAAGCTGACGGACGAAAATACCGACGCCAACTTCCTTGAGTACTCGCTGTACGGCTTGCCGCTGCAAACCCAGCAGACCTTCATGATCATGGTGATGATCCCGATTGGCGTGCTGGTGATTCTGGTGTTGCGCAACCTGATCGGCTTGCAAACCCTCGGCACGTTTACGCCCGTTCTGATTGCCCTGGCATTCCGAGAAACCCAGCTGGAGTTTGGCATCATCCTGTTTACGGTGATAACGGCCCTCGGATTGATGCTGCGTTCTTACCTTGAGCACCTGAAGCTGCAAATGCTGCCCAGACTCTCCGTTGTACTGACCTTCGTGGTGATACTGATCGCAGCCATCAGCCTGTTCAGCCATAAGCTGGGCCTGGAACGCGGGCTGTCTGTGGCGCTGTTCCCGATGGTGATTCTGACCATGACCATCGAGCGGCTCTCGATCACGTGGGAAGAACGCGGAGGTGGTCATGCGATGAAGGTCGCGATCGGCACTCTGTTTGCAGCCACGCTGGCGTATCTGGTCATGAGCATCCCTGAACTGGTGTACTTCGTCTTCACCTTCCCGGCGGTGCTGTTGATTCTGGTGGGTTTCATGCTGGCCATGGGTCGCTACCGCGGTTACCGCCTGACTGAACTGGTGCGCTTCAAGGCTTTCCTGAAGGCTGATTCCTGA
- a CDS encoding FecR family protein → MPAARQTIDEQAAEWMLRLHEEGFSDAARLEFEHWKQQSPQHAAAALRMQDAISRLQSLREQSAPAKAALNAAFSGRKPVTQRKPLLRALLIAGCLALPVTLTLKSHYPERWLADISTGPNDWKTLHLADNSTITLSGTSAVNVHFNSAERRIELLQGEVLVDVAHDSARPFIVQTEQGRMRALGTRFVVKRQADTTVLSMLQSRVAAQSANEQQTLEVDAGSRALISRDTVKLTDSIDPASINDAWRRHQLVVENQPLTQVLDEISRHRRGHIQFDREALDGLRVSAVLPLDDTDRALQLIAQTLPLTLKTYTPWLIVISQTQASKK, encoded by the coding sequence ATGCCAGCCGCACGCCAGACCATTGATGAACAAGCAGCCGAATGGATGCTGCGTCTGCACGAAGAGGGCTTCAGCGACGCGGCGCGCCTTGAATTCGAGCACTGGAAACAACAAAGCCCGCAACACGCAGCGGCCGCGCTGCGCATGCAAGACGCGATCAGCCGCCTGCAATCGTTGCGCGAGCAGTCAGCCCCGGCCAAGGCGGCACTGAATGCGGCCTTCAGCGGGCGCAAGCCGGTCACACAACGCAAGCCGTTGCTGCGCGCCCTGCTGATTGCCGGCTGCCTGGCCTTGCCTGTCACATTGACACTGAAAAGCCATTATCCAGAACGCTGGCTGGCCGACATCAGCACCGGCCCCAACGACTGGAAGACCCTGCATCTGGCCGACAATTCCACCATTACCCTCAGCGGTACCAGCGCCGTCAATGTGCACTTCAACAGCGCAGAGCGCCGGATCGAATTGCTTCAGGGCGAAGTACTGGTCGACGTAGCACATGACAGCGCCCGCCCTTTTATCGTGCAGACCGAGCAAGGCAGGATGCGCGCCCTGGGCACCCGGTTCGTGGTCAAGCGCCAGGCAGACACCACGGTGCTGAGCATGTTGCAGTCACGCGTGGCAGCACAGAGTGCCAACGAGCAACAAACCCTCGAAGTCGATGCCGGTTCGCGCGCACTGATCAGCCGCGACACCGTGAAGCTGACAGACAGTATTGACCCCGCCAGCATCAATGACGCCTGGCGCCGTCATCAGTTGGTGGTGGAAAACCAGCCATTAACGCAAGTTCTCGATGAAATTTCCCGCCATCGTCGCGGCCATATCCAGTTTGATCGCGAGGCACTGGATGGCTTGCGCGTGTCTGCCGTCTTGCCGCTGGACGACACGGATCGGGCGCTGCAATTGATCGCGCAAACCCTGCCGCTCACCCTCAAGACCTACACGCCGTGGCTGATTGTGATCAGCCAGACGCAGGCATCTAAAAAATAA
- a CDS encoding TonB-dependent siderophore receptor, whose product MLTSSNQRGRFKPLTLAIHLAAASAAGVLGTSVAQAQTSVQTYDIPAGSLSSALNRFAQQAGVAIIFQSHNLDGMTTPGLHGVYNEQSGFETLLRGSGYTVVKSANGYMLDAMPTGDALELGATQVSANQLGTITEGSGSYTPGSIATATRMVLTPRETPQSISVVTRQAMDDFGLTSIDDVMRHTPGITVATYDSDRTSYYSRGFAIKNFQYDGIPILQDPQYSAGHTLTDTAIYDRVEILKGATGLLTGAGGPGGTINMVRKKPTSEFKAHVDVGAGSWDNYRSEIDVSGPLTESGNVRGRAVAAYQDKHSFMDHYTRDSEVYYGILEIDLDPDTLLTLGADYQDNNPKGSSWSGSASLFNSAGERISTPRSFNNGAKWSSWKQYTRTAFATLEHSFDNGWVAKAQYNHQINGYNAPLGALLFPNVDTGEARLLARKYTGEYVSDSGDLYATGPFEFLGREHELVVGGSVSRSHWTGNDYTSAIQFKSQYDYYNWKGDAYEPDWGNVTSRNDETTRQTGTYITGRFSLTDDLTLMLGTRVADYTLTGTSQAKDTGKVLPYAGILYDINENISAYASYTEIFLPQSYYRNRDNKMLEPDEGTNYEIGLKGEFFDGRLNSSLAYFEVHQDNRPEEDTAYNANPTNPDIEYAYKGIKATTKGYEAEVSGELMPGWQLQAGYTHKVSREQGGKKVSTWEPEDQINLYTSYKLTGPLDKLTLGGGVRWQGTGWQMLTNWNKGGTVEKFSQDPYWLVDLMARYQFTKNLSGTVNLNNVFDKSYYTNIGFYNSSYYGDPRNVMVSTRWDF is encoded by the coding sequence ATGCTGACCTCTTCCAATCAACGCGGGCGTTTTAAGCCGTTAACCCTGGCCATTCACTTGGCGGCAGCCTCGGCGGCAGGCGTGCTGGGCACTTCTGTTGCGCAGGCGCAGACGTCCGTGCAGACCTACGACATCCCTGCCGGGTCGCTGAGCAGCGCCTTGAATCGTTTTGCACAGCAGGCAGGCGTGGCGATTATTTTTCAATCGCATAACCTGGACGGCATGACTACGCCCGGTCTGCATGGGGTCTATAACGAGCAAAGCGGGTTCGAAACCCTGCTGCGCGGCAGCGGATATACCGTGGTCAAAAGCGCCAACGGCTACATGCTCGACGCTATGCCCACCGGCGACGCGCTGGAGCTGGGCGCCACCCAGGTCAGCGCCAACCAATTGGGCACCATCACCGAAGGCTCGGGTTCCTACACGCCCGGCAGCATCGCCACCGCTACGCGCATGGTGCTCACACCGCGCGAAACGCCGCAGTCGATATCGGTGGTCACGCGCCAGGCGATGGATGATTTCGGTCTCACCTCGATTGATGACGTGATGCGCCACACCCCCGGCATCACGGTGGCCACCTATGACAGCGACCGCACCAGCTATTACTCGCGCGGCTTTGCGATCAAGAACTTCCAGTACGATGGCATCCCGATCCTGCAAGATCCGCAATATTCCGCCGGGCACACCCTCACCGACACTGCGATTTACGACCGGGTTGAGATTCTCAAGGGTGCAACCGGCTTGCTCACCGGCGCAGGCGGCCCCGGTGGCACGATCAACATGGTGCGCAAAAAACCCACCAGCGAGTTCAAGGCCCACGTCGATGTGGGCGCAGGATCGTGGGACAACTACCGCTCCGAAATCGATGTCAGCGGGCCATTAACCGAGAGCGGCAATGTGCGCGGCCGGGCGGTTGCAGCCTATCAAGACAAGCACTCGTTCATGGATCACTACACGCGCGACAGTGAGGTCTACTACGGGATTCTTGAGATCGACCTGGACCCGGACACCCTGCTGACCCTCGGCGCCGATTATCAGGACAACAACCCTAAAGGTTCCAGTTGGTCGGGCAGCGCCTCATTGTTCAACTCCGCAGGCGAGCGCATCAGCACCCCGCGCTCGTTCAACAACGGCGCCAAGTGGAGCAGTTGGAAACAATACACGCGCACCGCGTTCGCCACTCTGGAACACAGCTTTGACAACGGCTGGGTCGCTAAAGCCCAGTACAACCACCAGATCAACGGCTACAACGCCCCACTTGGCGCCTTGCTCTTCCCCAACGTGGACACCGGCGAAGCACGGCTGCTGGCGCGCAAGTACACCGGCGAATACGTCAGCGACAGTGGAGACCTGTACGCCACCGGCCCGTTCGAGTTTCTGGGCCGTGAGCATGAGTTGGTGGTGGGCGGCTCGGTGTCGCGCTCGCACTGGACCGGCAACGACTACACCAGTGCCATCCAGTTTAAAAGCCAGTACGACTACTACAACTGGAAAGGCGATGCTTATGAGCCGGACTGGGGCAATGTCACCTCGCGAAACGACGAAACCACCCGTCAGACGGGTACCTACATCACCGGGCGTTTCAGCCTGACCGATGACCTGACGCTGATGCTCGGTACCCGCGTGGCCGACTACACCCTCACCGGCACCAGCCAGGCCAAAGACACCGGCAAGGTGCTGCCTTATGCCGGGATCCTCTACGACATCAACGAAAACATCTCGGCCTACGCCAGCTACACAGAGATTTTTCTGCCGCAGTCGTACTACCGCAACCGCGACAATAAAATGCTTGAGCCCGATGAGGGCACCAACTATGAAATCGGCTTGAAAGGCGAGTTTTTTGACGGACGCCTGAATTCAAGCCTCGCGTACTTCGAAGTGCACCAGGACAACCGCCCCGAAGAAGACACGGCCTACAACGCCAACCCGACCAACCCGGACATCGAGTACGCCTACAAAGGCATCAAGGCCACGACCAAGGGTTACGAAGCAGAAGTTTCTGGCGAACTGATGCCCGGCTGGCAGTTGCAAGCGGGCTACACGCACAAGGTCAGCCGCGAACAAGGCGGCAAGAAAGTCTCGACGTGGGAACCCGAAGATCAGATCAACCTGTACACCAGCTACAAGCTGACCGGTCCTCTGGACAAACTCACCCTGGGCGGTGGCGTGCGCTGGCAGGGCACGGGCTGGCAGATGCTGACCAACTGGAACAAGGGCGGCACCGTGGAGAAGTTTTCTCAGGATCCGTACTGGCTGGTGGACCTGATGGCTCGCTACCAGTTCACGAAAAACCTGTCGGGCACGGTCAACCTGAACAACGTATTCGACAAGTCGTATTACACCAACATCGGGTTCTACAACTCGTCGTACTACGGTGATCCGCGCAACGTCATGGTCAGCACGCGCTGGGATTTCTAA
- the pabB gene encoding aminodeoxychorismate synthase component I: protein MLTCSVHPLPYHPDPAHYFAVIRHAPGAVLLDSGRPIADRGRYDLLSAWPIEAFAVQPEESGRGFLQRLRSALKQLGNAALPAPYELPFVGGLIGYLSYDFGRQLEHLPAQSLNDLQLPDAQLGLYAWALVTDHHAATSQLVFHPSLSTAERERLIQLFTQPAQAEPGTFSLKHPMQPDISAEFYQHALQKIQHYIQAGDCYQVNYTQRFSAPCEGDAWTAYCALRAACPTPFSGFISLAEDTAILSLSPERFVHVSDNQVETRPIKGTRPRGKDSVEDAANAAQLLASAKDRAENLMIVDLLRNDLGRTCRTGSVSVPQLITLESYPNVHHLVSSVIGELADGKDALDLIGDSFPGGSITGAPKIRAMQIIDELEPTRRSIYCGSLLYLDVRGEMDSSIAIRSLLIKDGRVNCWGGGGIVADSDWQDEYQESITKVKVLLDTLQTL from the coding sequence ATGCTGACCTGCTCTGTACATCCCCTGCCTTACCATCCCGACCCTGCCCACTACTTCGCAGTGATTCGTCATGCACCTGGCGCCGTACTGCTGGACAGCGGCCGCCCCATCGCAGATCGCGGACGTTATGACCTGTTGAGCGCGTGGCCAATTGAAGCGTTCGCGGTGCAGCCAGAAGAGTCAGGACGTGGCTTCCTGCAGCGCCTGCGCAGTGCGTTGAAGCAACTGGGCAATGCCGCACTGCCCGCACCTTACGAGCTGCCTTTTGTCGGCGGGCTGATCGGCTATCTGAGCTACGATTTCGGCCGTCAACTTGAACACCTGCCCGCCCAGTCGCTCAACGACCTGCAGTTACCGGATGCACAGCTCGGGCTGTATGCCTGGGCGCTGGTCACCGACCATCACGCGGCAACCAGCCAACTGGTGTTTCACCCAAGCCTGTCGACCGCCGAGCGCGAGCGCCTGATTCAGTTGTTCACACAGCCCGCACAGGCCGAACCCGGCACGTTTTCCCTCAAGCACCCGATGCAGCCCGACATCAGCGCTGAGTTTTATCAGCACGCGCTGCAAAAAATTCAGCACTACATTCAGGCGGGTGACTGTTATCAGGTCAACTACACCCAGCGTTTCAGCGCCCCGTGCGAAGGCGATGCCTGGACCGCCTATTGCGCGTTGCGTGCTGCTTGCCCGACGCCGTTTTCAGGCTTTATCAGCCTGGCCGAAGACACTGCGATTTTAAGCCTGTCGCCTGAGCGCTTTGTGCACGTCAGCGACAATCAGGTAGAAACCCGCCCGATCAAAGGCACGCGCCCACGCGGCAAAGACAGCGTCGAAGATGCTGCGAACGCCGCCCAATTGTTGGCCAGTGCCAAGGATCGCGCCGAAAACCTGATGATCGTCGATTTGTTGCGTAATGACTTGGGGCGCACCTGCCGCACGGGCTCGGTGAGCGTGCCGCAGTTGATCACCCTCGAAAGCTACCCCAACGTTCACCACTTGGTGAGCAGTGTCATCGGCGAGCTGGCCGACGGCAAAGACGCGCTGGACCTGATCGGCGACAGTTTTCCCGGTGGCTCAATCACCGGCGCGCCGAAAATCCGGGCGATGCAAATCATTGATGAATTGGAGCCCACGCGCCGCAGTATTTACTGCGGCTCGCTGCTGTACCTCGATGTGCGCGGAGAAATGGACAGCTCAATCGCCATTCGCAGCCTGCTGATCAAAGACGGGCGCGTGAATTGCTGGGGCGGCGGCGGGATCGTGGCCGACTCCGACTGGCAGGATGAATATCAGGAATCGATCACCAAAGTGAAGGTATTGCTCGATACGCTGCAAACCCTGTAG
- a CDS encoding sigma-70 family RNA polymerase sigma factor, translated as MSSGEPPFQTAISDLYCEHHGWLFGWLRRKLGCAHNAADLAQDTFARILNARESVATLREPRAFLSTTARRLIIDQVRRKQIENAYLQELALTTEALEGFQSPEQILTTLQALEHIAFMLEGMHDNVRQAFVLYYLDGLTQSEIARHLGLSDRTVRKYLIQALLHCSHSLDT; from the coding sequence ATGTCTTCGGGTGAGCCTCCGTTCCAGACCGCGATTTCTGACCTGTACTGCGAGCACCACGGCTGGCTGTTTGGCTGGCTGCGCAGAAAACTCGGTTGCGCGCACAATGCTGCCGACCTGGCCCAGGACACCTTCGCCCGAATCCTCAATGCCCGCGAGTCGGTTGCTACTCTGCGCGAACCCCGAGCATTTTTGAGCACCACCGCTCGTCGGCTGATCATCGATCAGGTGCGGCGCAAGCAGATCGAAAACGCCTACCTGCAAGAGCTGGCCCTGACCACCGAAGCGCTCGAAGGCTTTCAATCACCCGAGCAGATCCTCACCACCCTGCAAGCCCTGGAACACATCGCGTTTATGCTCGAAGGCATGCACGACAACGTCCGCCAGGCCTTTGTGCTGTATTACCTGGACGGCCTGACGCAGAGCGAAATCGCCCGCCACTTGGGGTTATCTGATCGCACAGTGCGCAAGTACCTGATCCAGGCCCTGCTGCATTGCAGCCACAGCCTGGACACCTGA
- a CDS encoding alpha-L-glutamate ligase-like protein, translating to MFGFWKTWKALEARGIMGINRRNADYVLKYNKRSLYPIVDDKIITKERAIKAGIHVPEMYGVISTEKEIEKLDEIIGGRSDFVIKPAQGAGGDGILVIADRFEDRFRTVSGKIISHEEIEHQISSILTGLYSLGGHRDRALIEYRVTPDQIFKSISYEGVPDIRIIVLMGYPVMAMLRLPTRQSGGKANLHQGAIGVGVDLATGLTLRGTWLNNIISKHPDTTNAVDGVQLPNWDGFMKLAAGCYELCGLGYIGVDMVLDQDKGPLILELNARPGLNIQIANDCGLTLRTHAVEAHLEELAAKGIQETAEERVHFAQELFGHIHSNEE from the coding sequence ATGTTTGGCTTCTGGAAGACCTGGAAGGCCCTTGAAGCCAGGGGCATCATGGGCATCAATCGGCGCAATGCGGACTACGTACTCAAGTACAACAAACGCAGCCTGTACCCGATTGTGGATGACAAGATCATCACCAAAGAGCGCGCGATCAAGGCCGGCATTCACGTGCCGGAAATGTACGGTGTGATCTCCACCGAGAAAGAAATCGAAAAACTCGACGAAATCATCGGCGGTCGCAGCGACTTCGTGATCAAGCCTGCGCAGGGCGCGGGCGGTGATGGCATTTTGGTGATCGCGGACCGTTTCGAAGATCGTTTCCGCACGGTCTCGGGCAAAATCATCAGCCACGAAGAAATCGAGCATCAGATTTCCAGCATCCTCACCGGCCTTTATTCGCTGGGCGGTCACCGCGACCGGGCACTGATCGAATACCGCGTGACACCCGACCAGATCTTCAAAAGCATCAGCTACGAAGGTGTACCGGATATTCGCATCATCGTGCTGATGGGCTACCCGGTGATGGCGATGTTGCGCTTGCCGACCCGCCAGTCGGGCGGCAAGGCCAACCTGCACCAAGGCGCGATTGGCGTGGGCGTCGACCTGGCAACCGGTCTGACTCTGCGTGGCACCTGGCTGAACAACATCATCAGCAAACACCCGGACACCACCAATGCGGTGGACGGCGTGCAACTGCCCAACTGGGACGGCTTCATGAAGCTCGCGGCGGGTTGTTATGAACTGTGCGGCCTGGGCTACATCGGCGTCGACATGGTGCTCGATCAGGACAAAGGCCCGCTGATTCTGGAACTCAACGCGCGTCCTGGCCTGAACATCCAGATCGCCAACGACTGTGGCCTGACCTTGCGCACCCATGCCGTGGAAGCGCACCTGGAAGAGCTGGCGGCCAAAGGCATCCAGGAAACCGCAGAAGAGCGCGTACACTTTGCCCAAGAGCTGTTTGGGCATATTCATAGCAACGAAGAATGA